A genomic stretch from Rhodomicrobium vannielii ATCC 17100 includes:
- the rquA gene encoding rhodoquinone biosynthesis methyltransferase RquA translates to MSITSTTGAKAPVITSRAVSGGGVFHQKNQGFEVEGTYSPPAYLQKYYWWTYVHPAAVRLFERQWLIDLILWGNYESLREAALDEFGDELPGATLQIACVYGDLSARIADRAKAGGGTLDVVDALPVQLKNLRAKLPEDAPVSLTASSSADLPFTDASFDRVLLFFLLHEMPRDVREATLAHALRVLKPGGKLVIVDYAKPRLWHPARWIWYPVIGRLEPFAKELWSTDLRVFMPEAWRKAEMRRSSYFGGLYQKVVLEKDAASALASPATRDAVAAAE, encoded by the coding sequence ATGTCAATCACCTCGACCACGGGCGCGAAAGCGCCAGTCATAACCTCGCGCGCCGTTTCCGGCGGTGGGGTTTTTCACCAGAAAAATCAGGGCTTCGAGGTGGAGGGCACATATTCTCCGCCAGCCTACCTGCAAAAGTACTACTGGTGGACCTATGTCCATCCAGCAGCAGTCCGCCTATTTGAGCGGCAGTGGCTGATCGATCTGATCCTGTGGGGCAATTACGAGTCCCTTCGCGAGGCGGCGCTCGACGAGTTCGGCGATGAGCTTCCCGGCGCGACGCTTCAGATCGCCTGCGTCTACGGCGACCTCTCGGCGCGGATCGCGGACCGGGCGAAGGCAGGCGGCGGCACGCTCGACGTGGTGGACGCGCTGCCGGTGCAGTTGAAGAACCTCCGCGCCAAGCTGCCGGAGGATGCGCCGGTCAGCCTTACCGCCTCCAGCTCCGCCGACCTCCCCTTCACAGATGCCAGCTTCGACCGCGTGCTCCTGTTTTTCCTCCTGCACGAGATGCCGCGCGACGTGCGCGAGGCGACGCTTGCCCATGCGCTGCGCGTGCTGAAGCCGGGCGGCAAGCTCGTGATCGTGGACTACGCGAAGCCGCGCCTTTGGCACCCGGCGCGCTGGATCTGGTATCCGGTGATCGGGCGGCTCGAACCCTTCGCGAAGGAGCTTTGGAGCACCGATCTTCGCGTCTTCATGCCGGAGGCGTGGCGCAAGGCCGAGATGCGGCGGTCATCGTATTTCGGCGGGCTGTATCAGAAGGTCGTGCTTGAGAAGGACGCAGCTTCGGCCCTTGCTTCGCCAGCCACGCGCGACGCGGTCGCCGCCGCCGAATAA
- a CDS encoding sensor histidine kinase, with translation MPDTDKTQVEELLDMPDLAEALNDDRFQQFLDKMPIAILVGAMDGNERIIYANPAFEKIAGVPLTEVLGKTWDVLANASEKGERDLLTAIIDDNADHIGVFHIARPDAETAIADVYSSVIVGDDGQPAFRLVALIDVSAYVGDDDEIDFAKSRGDNDLALLELQHRVKNNLQLITALIRLESRHWPEGKEPLNRLAGRIEALAILYSFLNAKPDGDEVDLGSYISQLATAVMRSHAAEGVRLELKADGFPVSVNVAMPVGLVVNELLTNALKHAFQGREGGTITVECLGGEDGGRVVVADDGVGLPPETNWPEKGNLGALIVQTLKENAKAKLDLETSHGTGTRVTLTLPPAVRL, from the coding sequence ATGCCGGACACGGACAAAACGCAGGTCGAAGAACTTCTTGATATGCCCGACCTTGCGGAAGCGCTGAATGACGACCGCTTCCAGCAATTCCTCGACAAGATGCCGATCGCCATTCTGGTCGGCGCGATGGACGGGAACGAGCGCATCATTTACGCGAACCCCGCCTTCGAGAAGATCGCCGGCGTCCCGCTCACCGAAGTTCTTGGCAAGACCTGGGATGTGCTGGCCAACGCCTCGGAAAAGGGCGAGCGCGATCTTCTGACCGCGATCATAGACGACAACGCCGATCATATCGGCGTGTTTCACATTGCGCGGCCCGACGCGGAGACAGCCATCGCCGATGTCTATTCGTCCGTTATCGTCGGCGACGACGGACAGCCCGCGTTTCGGCTCGTCGCGTTGATCGACGTCAGCGCCTATGTTGGCGACGACGACGAAATCGACTTTGCGAAGTCGCGCGGGGACAACGATCTCGCGCTGCTGGAACTTCAGCACCGCGTCAAAAACAATCTCCAGCTCATCACCGCGCTCATCCGCCTTGAGTCGCGCCACTGGCCCGAGGGCAAGGAGCCGCTCAACCGGCTTGCCGGCCGCATCGAGGCGCTCGCCATTCTCTACAGCTTCCTGAATGCAAAGCCCGATGGCGACGAGGTTGACCTCGGTTCCTATATCAGCCAGCTCGCCACCGCCGTTATGCGCTCCCACGCTGCCGAGGGCGTCCGCCTGGAACTTAAGGCCGATGGCTTCCCGGTGTCGGTCAATGTCGCGATGCCGGTCGGCCTTGTGGTCAACGAACTTTTGACGAATGCCTTGAAACACGCCTTCCAGGGCCGCGAAGGCGGCACCATCACGGTCGAATGTCTCGGCGGCGAAGACGGCGGGCGCGTGGTCGTCGCAGATGACGGCGTGGGCCTGCCGCCCGAAACGAACTGGCCGGAGAAAGGCAACCTCGGGGCGCTCATCGTGCAGACGCTGAAGGAAAATGCGAAAGCGAAGCTCGATCTCGAAACCTCACACGGCACCGGCACGCGCGTGACGCTCACGCTTCCCCCCGCCGTACGACTTTAG
- the rsmH gene encoding 16S rRNA (cytosine(1402)-N(4))-methyltransferase RsmH yields MKRRRRGGTRDVADRGRPVEGPSPDSGPIRHIPVLLREVLEALHPGVGERFIDGTFGAGGYARAILEAAHCDVLGLDRDPTAIAGACALETAFAGRLKLAETPFSEMEDAAHGIGWDALDGVVLDLGVSSMQLDEAERGFSFMRDGPLDMRMSSSGLSAADVVNTYEKDAIADILYTFGEERRSRAIAAAIVKDRETAPFERTGQLAALIARVLGHKPGDPKHPATRSFQALRLYVNDELGELTRALEAAERLLKPGGRLVVVSFHSLEDRIVKRFLAERSGKRAKASRYIPDAGDSTAPTFELRDRHGVEPGEDEVAANPRARSARLRWAVRTDAPPLA; encoded by the coding sequence ATGAAGCGGCGCAGACGTGGGGGCACCAGGGATGTGGCGGATCGCGGGAGACCGGTAGAGGGCCCGTCTCCCGACAGCGGACCGATCCGTCACATCCCGGTGCTACTGAGGGAAGTGCTGGAAGCGTTGCATCCAGGGGTGGGGGAACGCTTCATTGACGGCACCTTTGGCGCGGGCGGATATGCTCGCGCCATCCTTGAAGCCGCGCATTGCGACGTGCTCGGCCTCGACCGCGACCCGACCGCGATAGCGGGGGCCTGCGCACTCGAAACCGCCTTTGCGGGCCGGTTGAAACTCGCCGAAACACCCTTTTCCGAGATGGAAGACGCCGCGCACGGGATCGGCTGGGACGCGCTCGACGGTGTCGTGCTCGATCTGGGCGTCTCGTCCATGCAGCTCGACGAGGCGGAACGCGGCTTCTCCTTCATGCGCGACGGCCCGCTCGACATGCGCATGTCGTCGAGCGGCCTCTCCGCCGCCGATGTCGTCAACACCTACGAAAAAGACGCCATCGCCGACATTCTCTATACGTTCGGCGAGGAACGCCGCTCACGCGCCATCGCGGCGGCCATCGTGAAGGATCGCGAGACGGCGCCCTTCGAGCGCACGGGCCAGCTTGCGGCGCTGATAGCGCGCGTGCTCGGCCACAAGCCCGGCGATCCGAAGCACCCGGCCACCCGCAGCTTTCAGGCACTGCGCCTTTATGTGAACGACGAACTCGGGGAACTCACGCGCGCGCTCGAAGCGGCCGAACGGCTGCTCAAGCCCGGCGGGCGGCTTGTGGTTGTCAGCTTCCATTCGCTCGAAGACCGCATCGTGAAGCGCTTCCTCGCGGAGCGCTCGGGCAAACGCGCGAAAGCATCGCGCTACATTCCCGACGCCGGGGACAGCACCGCGCCAACCTTCGAGCTTCGCGACCGCCACGGCGTGGAGCCAGGCGAGGACGAGGTGGCCGCCAACCCGCGCGCGCGCTCGGCGCGCCTGCGCTGGGCCGTCCGCACCGACGCGCCGCCGCTCGCCTAA
- a CDS encoding TIM-barrel domain-containing protein has product MRALTGGTLLSATGNRAEIELERGYRLTLSFHGARTARLLVTRPHGLRCPRTWSLSPELSGDDAIDGRDRLDETGLPNEPIRTADETPRAIVIETVLMRAEIRRAPLGLTWSFREHEGEPFRLALTDRQTQSYLFDERGNRFAHYLCCDPATAYYGFGEKTGDANKRGRRLRMKTSDAMGYDAETSDPLYKHIPFFIALRPDASAPAVGLFYDNLSHAAFDMGQEIDAYHGPFTSFEAEDGDLDLWLFFGGSARDITPAFTALTGRTAMPPRWSLSYSGSTMHYTEAPDAERQLTGFLAQIHEHALPCGSFHMSSGYTKRGEGRYVFTWDRTRFPEPLRVAAAFNASGVRLVANVKPAMLTDHPRFAEVERFGGFVREAEGERPHLAQFWSGKAAYLDFTNPETSAWWTAQVKAQLLDHGIAATWNDNNEFEVWDGDARADVNWRGGTMSCLRPVQTNLMLRASERAQREHAPRKRPFLVSRSGGPGLQRYAQTWTGDNATSWKTLRYNLRMGHGLSLSGVYNFGHDVGGFAGPKPDPELFMRWIEQGVFWPRFSIHSWNDDGSVNEPWMYAELLPLVREAFQLRERLVPLLYTLLWRAHAHHEPILRPLFYDFPGEAEAYGEHDAFMLGADMLVAPVVEDGARERRVWLPDTPGGWYALHGGAHFAPGWHRVDAPLGRAPAFVRAGTMLPLGPSPSGETGPLTLRIFPGGHSRLSLSIFDDDGESVFDLSSPPCILAVASEWRANRLALRIEREGSRAARWPHICFEDETGQSIPIAVNGLQDVRRLQTSELPFKAPL; this is encoded by the coding sequence ATGCGGGCGTTGACGGGTGGAACCCTTCTTTCGGCGACGGGAAACCGTGCCGAGATTGAACTTGAGCGCGGCTATCGGCTCACGCTTTCCTTTCATGGGGCGCGGACTGCGCGGCTCCTCGTGACGCGGCCTCATGGGCTTCGCTGCCCGCGCACGTGGTCGCTTTCGCCGGAGCTTTCGGGCGATGACGCCATCGACGGTCGCGACCGGCTGGACGAGACCGGCCTTCCGAACGAGCCGATCCGCACCGCCGACGAGACACCCCGCGCGATCGTCATCGAAACGGTGCTGATGCGCGCGGAGATCCGCCGCGCGCCGCTTGGCCTTACGTGGTCCTTCCGCGAGCACGAAGGCGAGCCGTTCCGCTTGGCGCTTACCGACCGGCAGACGCAAAGCTACCTGTTCGACGAGCGCGGCAACCGCTTCGCGCATTATCTTTGCTGCGACCCGGCAACGGCCTATTACGGTTTCGGCGAAAAGACTGGCGACGCGAACAAGCGCGGCCGCCGCTTGCGCATGAAGACCTCCGACGCGATGGGCTACGACGCCGAGACATCCGATCCGCTCTACAAGCACATCCCGTTCTTCATCGCGTTGCGCCCCGACGCGAGCGCGCCCGCCGTCGGCCTCTTCTACGATAACCTCAGCCACGCCGCCTTCGACATGGGCCAGGAGATCGACGCCTATCACGGCCCGTTCACGAGCTTCGAGGCCGAAGACGGCGATCTCGACCTGTGGCTGTTCTTCGGCGGCTCGGCGCGCGACATCACCCCGGCCTTCACCGCGCTGACCGGGCGAACCGCCATGCCGCCGCGCTGGTCGCTCTCCTATTCCGGCTCGACGATGCACTATACGGAAGCGCCGGACGCCGAGCGGCAACTCACTGGATTCCTCGCGCAAATCCACGAGCACGCCCTGCCGTGCGGCTCGTTCCATATGTCGTCCGGCTACACGAAGCGCGGCGAAGGCCGCTACGTCTTCACATGGGACCGGACGCGCTTCCCCGAACCGCTACGCGTCGCAGCCGCCTTCAACGCGAGCGGCGTGCGGCTCGTCGCCAATGTGAAGCCCGCGATGCTGACGGATCACCCACGCTTTGCGGAGGTCGAGCGCTTCGGCGGCTTCGTGCGCGAGGCGGAGGGCGAGCGCCCGCATCTCGCGCAGTTCTGGTCGGGCAAGGCCGCCTATCTCGATTTCACCAATCCGGAGACGAGCGCGTGGTGGACGGCTCAGGTCAAGGCGCAACTCCTCGACCACGGCATCGCCGCGACATGGAACGACAACAACGAATTCGAGGTGTGGGATGGCGACGCGCGCGCGGATGTGAATTGGCGCGGCGGCACGATGTCCTGCTTGCGGCCCGTGCAGACGAACCTGATGCTGCGCGCGTCGGAGCGTGCCCAGCGCGAGCATGCGCCCCGCAAACGCCCCTTCCTCGTCTCGCGCTCGGGCGGCCCCGGCCTTCAGCGCTACGCCCAGACATGGACGGGCGACAACGCCACCTCATGGAAGACGCTGCGCTATAACCTGCGCATGGGGCACGGCCTCAGCCTGTCGGGCGTCTACAATTTCGGCCACGACGTGGGCGGCTTCGCAGGGCCGAAGCCGGACCCGGAGCTTTTCATGCGCTGGATCGAGCAGGGCGTGTTCTGGCCGAGGTTCAGCATCCACTCGTGGAACGACGACGGCAGCGTCAACGAGCCGTGGATGTATGCCGAGCTGCTACCGCTCGTTCGTGAGGCGTTCCAGCTTCGTGAGCGACTTGTCCCGCTGCTGTATACGCTCCTCTGGCGTGCGCATGCGCATCACGAGCCGATCCTCCGGCCGCTGTTTTACGATTTCCCCGGCGAGGCCGAAGCCTACGGCGAGCACGACGCGTTCATGCTGGGCGCGGATATGCTCGTCGCGCCCGTTGTCGAGGACGGCGCACGCGAACGCCGCGTCTGGCTACCCGACACGCCCGGCGGCTGGTATGCGCTTCACGGCGGCGCGCATTTCGCGCCCGGTTGGCATAGGGTCGACGCACCGCTCGGGCGAGCGCCCGCCTTCGTCCGCGCCGGAACGATGCTTCCGCTCGGTCCCTCGCCCTCTGGGGAAACCGGCCCGCTCACGCTTCGCATCTTTCCCGGCGGACATAGCCGATTGTCGCTTTCGATCTTCGACGACGACGGCGAAAGCGTCTTCGACCTGTCATCGCCGCCCTGCATCCTCGCCGTGGCGAGCGAATGGCGCGCCAACCGCCTCGCACTCCGCATCGAACGCGAGGGTAGCCGCGCGGCCCGTTGGCCTCATATTTGCTTCGAGGATGAAACGGGGCAGTCGATCCCAATCGCCGTAAATGGGCTTCAAGATGTTCGACGGTTGCAAACGTCTGAATTACCGTTTAAAGCGCCCCTATGA
- a CDS encoding division/cell wall cluster transcriptional repressor MraZ yields the protein MDEFASRIDSKVDQRGRVAIPAPFRAVLAQEGTSEIHCYPHLDYATIEAGGSRLVEEIKEIVGRQPTGSALREALELVYFGECEKLKVDPDGRTVLPKRLRDHAGITETAVFVGLGNKFQIWEPEAYNKFRERAREQALALRKELGAGSR from the coding sequence ATGGATGAATTTGCTTCGCGCATCGACAGCAAGGTTGACCAACGCGGGCGCGTCGCAATTCCTGCGCCGTTTCGCGCCGTCCTTGCACAGGAAGGCACGAGCGAAATTCACTGCTACCCGCATCTCGACTACGCTACGATCGAAGCTGGAGGCTCTCGGTTGGTCGAGGAAATCAAAGAAATTGTCGGGCGGCAGCCTACGGGCAGCGCCCTTCGCGAAGCACTCGAACTCGTCTATTTCGGCGAGTGCGAAAAGCTCAAAGTGGACCCGGACGGGCGCACCGTCCTGCCGAAGCGGCTTCGCGATCATGCCGGAATTACAGAGACGGCGGTTTTCGTCGGCCTTGGCAACAAGTTTCAGATCTGGGAACCAGAGGCTTACAACAAGTTTCGTGAACGCGCGCGCGAACAAGCGCTTGCGCTTCGCAAAGAGCTCGGCGCGGGGAGCCGCTGA